One window of the Dermacentor andersoni chromosome 10, qqDerAnde1_hic_scaffold, whole genome shotgun sequence genome contains the following:
- the LOC126543605 gene encoding uncharacterized protein: MTSTNTPTRLGTIDERALDTVGGAVAEVMAAIANFTSEIFVESSTLPGVRRNMSSRRQRVIPTPVRASMAIEVLDVLNAVYMPAVIYLGLVGNVLSLITFLFTKLRSRTSSLYMGALAVSDSGFLIMLSFAWLNERGINVHPYGLCLATVFFTSAFASWSVWLTVSFTAERFVAVRYPLWKLQTSSPTRRPRLVIGGTAVLSVVVNAPLLVFVRVGQDELRDCSIRPEYESALYHLNILDTVLTFIVPFLLIAFMNFMICRAIYLFYARYKKQRCIPLCQMDSKDFSASSTSRRNGESVVSQDGTITATSGGGIAHATQISVTRMLLLVSSVFMLLNLPSYVMRIYVFLLALGHSELPDPEHNSLPYVLQRYFMLLYYTNFAINFVLYNASSRMFRITLCEYVQGRWLALRESIAGNRSSFGRSSTSQKEDIII; encoded by the exons ATGACGTCAACCAACACGCCGACACGTCTGGGAACGATTGACGAAAGAGCCCTCGACACTGTTGGTGGTGCCGTTGCCGAAGTCATGGCGGCCATCGCCAACTTCACCTCGGAGATATTCGTCGAGTCCTCAACGCTGCCCGGCGTGAGGCGAAACATGTCCTCGAGGCGTCAGCGCGTCATCCCCACGCCTGTCCGCGCGTCGATGGCCATTGAGGTGCTGGACGTTCTCAATGCCGTCTACATGCCAGCCGTAATCTACCTGGGGCTCGTCGGAAATGTCCTCTCCTTGATCACCTTCCTGTTCACCAAGCTTCGGAGTCGCACATCCAGTCTTTACATGGGGGCCCTGGCCGTGTCCGACTCAGGCTTTCTCATCATGCTGTCCTTCGCCTGGCTCAACGAACGCGGAATCAAC GTACACCCGTATGGACTCTGTCTCGCCACCGTATTCTTCACTTCGGCCTTCGCGAGCTGGTCGGTGTGGCTGACGGTCAGCTTCACGGCCGAGCGGTTCGTCGCCGTGCGCTACCCACTCTGGAAGCTGCAGACCAGCTCGCCGACCCGGCGGCCCCGCCTCGTCATCGGCGGCACTGCAGTACTCAGCGTCGTGGTCAACGCTCCCTTGTTGGTGTTCGTGCGAGTCGGTCAGGATGAGCTGCGCGACTGCAGTATTCGCCCCGAATACGAGAG TGCACTCTACCACCTGAACATTCTGGACACGGTGCTTACCTTCATCGTACCTTTCCTGCTGATTGCGTTCATGAATTTCATGATTTGCCGCGCCATCTACCTATTCTACGCTCGCTACAAGAAGCAGCGGTGCATCCCGCTATGCCAGATGGACTCCAAAGACTTTAGTG CTTCTTCAACCAGCAGACGCAACGGCGAATCGGTGGTCTCCCAGGACGGCACGATCACCGCGACCAGCGGTGGTGGTATCGCTCATGCTACTCAGATCAGCGTCACGCGCATGCTCCTGCTCGTCTCCTCGGTCTTCATGCTGCTCAACCTGCCGAGCTACGTCATGAGGATTTACGTCTTCCTGCTGGCGCTTGGACACTCAGAGCTCCCTGACCCTGAGCACAACAGTCTGCCTTACGTGCTGCAGCGCTATTTCATGCTCCTCTACTACACCAACTTCGCCATCAACTTCGTCCTCTACAACGCCAGCTCTCGAATGTTCCGCATCACGTTGTGCGAATACGTGCAGGGCCGATGGTTGGCGCTGCGCGAGTCCATAGCAGGCAATCGGTCGAGCTTCGGCCGTTCCTCTACGAGCCAGAAAGAAGACATCATCATTTGA